One window of the Brevundimonas goettingensis genome contains the following:
- a CDS encoding XdhC family protein has translation MDDWYVAGLEDDLRPRMFAAARLGQPIALVTIVAAEGGGPRGPGAQMVVTADDMGGFLSGGCIEADVAIHAREVLATGEPARLVYGRGSPFVDARLPCGGRLELLVERLAFDDPVIAGLEAAEADRRTVTLVSDGRHRRLADGEAAGPGALRVYDPPQRLIVIGADPFAMAMAQQGLLQGWQVTLVRPNGPEAAPPLPLAYQRDAPAAALAALEPDPWTAVAVATHDADLDHDALRAALDSRAGYVGVLGSRRRLPERLSRLDADGVPAEAIERLHAPIGIPIAARSPQEVAVSVVAEIVQARQTRKPNT, from the coding sequence TTGGATGACTGGTACGTCGCGGGACTGGAAGACGACCTGCGGCCTCGCATGTTTGCCGCGGCGCGCCTCGGCCAGCCAATCGCCCTGGTCACCATCGTCGCCGCGGAGGGCGGCGGGCCGCGCGGTCCGGGCGCCCAGATGGTCGTGACCGCCGACGACATGGGCGGCTTTCTGTCCGGCGGCTGTATCGAGGCCGACGTCGCGATCCATGCGCGGGAAGTGCTGGCCACCGGAGAGCCCGCGCGCCTGGTCTATGGCCGCGGCAGTCCTTTCGTCGATGCGCGCCTGCCCTGCGGCGGACGACTGGAGCTGCTCGTCGAGCGGCTGGCGTTCGACGATCCGGTGATCGCCGGGCTGGAAGCAGCCGAGGCCGATCGCCGTACGGTGACCCTGGTCTCCGACGGCCGCCATCGTCGCCTGGCCGACGGCGAGGCCGCCGGCCCCGGCGCCCTGCGGGTCTATGACCCACCACAACGGCTGATCGTGATCGGGGCCGATCCCTTCGCCATGGCCATGGCCCAGCAGGGTCTGCTCCAGGGCTGGCAGGTCACGCTGGTGCGCCCGAACGGCCCCGAGGCCGCCCCGCCCCTGCCCCTCGCCTACCAACGCGACGCGCCCGCCGCCGCGCTGGCCGCCCTTGAACCCGATCCGTGGACGGCGGTCGCGGTCGCCACCCACGACGCCGACCTCGACCATGACGCCCTGCGCGCCGCCCTGGACAGCCGGGCCGGCTACGTCGGTGTGCTGGGTTCGCGGCGGCGGCTGCCGGAGCGCCTGTCCCGCCTTGATGCCGACGGGGTGCCCGCGGAGGCGATTGAGCGGCTGCACGCCCCCATCGGCATCCCCATCGCCGCCCGATCGCCGCAAGAGGTCGCGGTTTCCGTGGTCGCGGAGATCGTCCAGGCGCGGCAGACTCGGAAACCGAACACGTGA
- a CDS encoding nucleotidyltransferase family protein: MTAGRHAVVLAAGAASRFGGGKLTAHWRGEPLIRWAVRAALAARVESVVLVVGALAGTVQDAVSDLAAPRLKIVEAADWTEGLSASLKAGLTALPDDAAAVAIFLGDMPEVDPGLADRLLDLVSDRAPAARARAPQGLAHPTAFAASTFPALMALTGDQGGRPVLEALGHAVATLDVEAPGATFDVDRPEDLSRPS; the protein is encoded by the coding sequence GTGACTGCGGGCCGTCACGCCGTCGTCCTGGCCGCCGGCGCCGCATCGCGCTTCGGCGGCGGCAAGCTGACGGCCCACTGGCGCGGCGAGCCATTGATCCGCTGGGCCGTGCGGGCGGCCTTGGCCGCCCGGGTGGAGAGCGTCGTGCTGGTGGTCGGCGCTCTGGCAGGGACCGTGCAAGACGCGGTCTCCGACCTAGCCGCCCCCCGGTTGAAGATCGTTGAGGCCGCCGATTGGACCGAGGGCCTGTCCGCCTCCCTGAAGGCGGGTCTCACCGCCCTGCCTGACGACGCCGCCGCGGTCGCCATCTTTCTCGGCGACATGCCCGAGGTCGATCCCGGTCTCGCCGACCGGCTGCTCGATCTGGTGAGCGACCGCGCCCCGGCCGCCCGGGCGCGCGCGCCGCAGGGGCTGGCGCATCCGACCGCCTTCGCCGCGTCAACCTTCCCCGCCCTGATGGCCCTAACAGGCGACCAGGGCGGGCGTCCGGTCCTGGAGGCCCTGGGGCACGCCGTCGCGACCCTCGACGTGGAGGCCCCCGGCGCAACCTTCGACGTCGACCGGCCGGAAGACCTCAGCCGCCCGTCATAG
- the moaA gene encoding GTP 3',8-cyclase MoaA: protein MTVLIAARSAAPGGGPLIDPFGRRVDYLRVSVTDRCDLRCVYCMAERQNFLPRAQLLSLEELDRVCTAFIGLGTKRLRLTGGEPLVRKGFLDLVASLSRHLASGALQELTLTTNGTRLAEHAQDLARHGVRRINVSIDTLDPEAYRRITRGGELAKVLAGLEAARVAGIAIKINTVALKADNADELGDMVRWAHSRGMGLTLIETMPLGEIEADRTDQYLSLADVRAGFERHWTLTPMTQRTGGPARYVRVEETGGTLGFITPMSHTFCEACNRVRVTCTGDLFLCLGQDDKADLRSVLRAYPGDDAPLVDAIRDAIAIKPKGHDFRIDRPGAAPAVARPMSMTGG, encoded by the coding sequence ATGACGGTCCTGATCGCCGCGCGATCCGCGGCGCCCGGAGGCGGGCCGCTGATCGATCCGTTCGGACGCCGGGTCGACTATCTGCGGGTTTCGGTGACCGACCGGTGCGACCTGCGCTGCGTCTACTGCATGGCCGAGCGCCAGAACTTCCTGCCGCGCGCCCAACTGCTGTCGCTGGAGGAGCTGGACCGGGTCTGCACCGCCTTCATCGGCCTGGGCACGAAGCGGCTGCGGCTGACGGGCGGTGAGCCTCTCGTGCGCAAGGGCTTCCTTGATCTGGTCGCCTCCCTCTCGCGCCATCTCGCGTCCGGGGCGCTGCAGGAACTGACCCTGACCACCAACGGGACGCGGCTGGCCGAGCACGCACAGGATCTGGCGCGGCATGGGGTCAGACGGATCAATGTGTCCATCGACACCCTCGATCCGGAAGCCTATCGCCGGATCACGCGGGGCGGCGAGCTGGCGAAGGTGCTGGCGGGTCTGGAAGCGGCTCGGGTCGCCGGAATTGCGATCAAGATCAATACTGTGGCGCTCAAGGCTGACAATGCAGATGAGCTCGGCGACATGGTCCGTTGGGCCCATTCGCGCGGCATGGGACTGACCCTGATCGAGACCATGCCGCTGGGCGAGATCGAGGCGGATCGCACAGACCAGTATCTGTCCCTGGCGGACGTCCGCGCCGGCTTCGAGCGACACTGGACCCTGACCCCGATGACGCAGCGGACGGGCGGGCCCGCGCGCTACGTCCGGGTCGAGGAGACGGGCGGGACGCTCGGCTTCATCACCCCGATGAGCCACACCTTCTGCGAAGCCTGCAACCGGGTGCGGGTCACCTGCACCGGCGACCTGTTCCTGTGCCTGGGGCAGGACGACAAGGCGGACCTCAGAAGCGTCCTGCGCGCGTATCCCGGCGATGACGCGCCCCTGGTGGACGCGATCCGAGACGCCATCGCCATCAAGCCGAAGGGGCATGATTTCCGCATCGACCGCCCGGGCGCGGCGCCCGCCGTGGCGCGGCCGATGTCTATGACGGGCGGCTGA
- the paoC gene encoding aldehyde oxidoreductase molybdenum-binding subunit PaoC yields MKFDTPAGMNAIDQARVVGKPFDRIDGPLKTTGRAPYAYERHDITTNPAYGHVVGAGIAKGRIRNLKTDRAKAAPGVLAVVTADTAGDVGKGDNNTARLLGGPEIQHYHQAIAVVVAETFEQARSAAQLIEVDYVRAEGAFDLADEKDRAKLPSPKEASRHGDFEGVFAAAPVTLDATYTTPDQSHAMMEPHATMAAWQGDRLTLWTSNQMIAWGKGEVAKIFGLKPENVRLDSPYIGGGFGGKLFVRADAVMAALGSRAIGGRAVKVALQRPLIANNTTHRPATIQRIRIGAERDGRITAIAHESWSGDLEGGGTETATQQTKLIYAGANRMTAQKLAVLDLPEGNAMRAPGEAPGLMALEIAMDEMAEKLGMDPVEFRIVNDTQVDPEKPERQFSSRPFIACLTTGAERFGWSQRRSTPASVRDGRWLIGMGMAAGLRNNLLMKSAARVRLNSDGVVIVETDMTDIGTGTYTILAQTAAETMGVGLDKVVVRLGDSDFPAAAGSGGQWGANNSTSGVYAACMKLREQVVEKLGYGSDATFADGRVTSGAQSAALASAARDGTLTAEDHIEYGDLDKTYQQSTFAGHFVEVGVDGITGEVRVRRMVAACAAGRILNPKTARSQVIGAMTMGVGAALMEELAVDKRLGFFVNHDLAGYEVPVHADIPHQEVIFIDELDDKSSPMKAKGVGELGLCGVGAAIANAIYNATGVRVRDYPITLDKHLDRLPDIA; encoded by the coding sequence ATGAAGTTCGACACGCCCGCCGGGATGAATGCGATCGACCAGGCCAGGGTCGTGGGCAAGCCGTTCGACCGCATCGACGGACCGCTCAAGACCACGGGCCGCGCTCCCTACGCCTATGAGCGCCACGACATCACGACCAACCCGGCCTATGGCCATGTCGTCGGCGCCGGTATCGCCAAGGGTCGCATCCGGAACCTGAAGACCGATCGGGCGAAGGCGGCGCCGGGCGTCCTGGCAGTCGTCACCGCCGATACCGCCGGGGACGTCGGCAAGGGGGACAACAACACCGCCAGGTTGCTCGGCGGTCCCGAGATCCAACACTATCACCAGGCGATCGCGGTGGTGGTCGCCGAGACCTTCGAACAGGCGCGGTCGGCGGCCCAGCTGATCGAGGTCGATTACGTCCGGGCCGAGGGGGCCTTCGATCTGGCCGACGAGAAGGACAGGGCGAAGCTGCCGTCGCCCAAGGAGGCGTCGAGGCACGGCGACTTCGAGGGGGTCTTTGCCGCCGCGCCGGTGACGCTGGACGCTACTTACACGACCCCCGATCAGAGCCATGCGATGATGGAGCCGCACGCCACCATGGCCGCCTGGCAGGGCGACAGGCTGACGCTGTGGACGTCCAATCAGATGATCGCCTGGGGCAAGGGGGAGGTGGCCAAGATCTTCGGTCTGAAGCCCGAGAATGTGCGTCTGGACTCCCCCTATATCGGCGGCGGCTTCGGCGGAAAGCTGTTTGTCCGGGCCGACGCGGTCATGGCCGCCCTGGGCTCCAGGGCCATAGGCGGGCGGGCGGTGAAGGTCGCGCTGCAGCGGCCGTTGATCGCCAACAACACCACCCACCGTCCGGCGACGATCCAGCGCATCCGCATCGGCGCGGAGCGGGACGGGCGCATAACCGCCATCGCCCATGAGAGCTGGTCCGGTGACCTGGAGGGCGGCGGAACCGAGACGGCGACCCAGCAGACGAAGCTGATCTATGCCGGCGCCAACCGGATGACGGCCCAGAAGCTGGCGGTGCTTGACCTGCCCGAAGGCAACGCCATGCGGGCGCCGGGCGAGGCGCCGGGGCTGATGGCGCTCGAGATCGCCATGGATGAGATGGCTGAAAAGCTGGGCATGGATCCGGTCGAGTTCCGCATCGTCAACGACACCCAGGTCGATCCGGAGAAGCCGGAACGACAGTTCTCCAGCCGGCCCTTCATCGCCTGCCTGACGACCGGGGCCGAGCGCTTCGGCTGGTCGCAGCGGAGATCCACCCCGGCCTCGGTACGTGACGGGCGTTGGCTGATCGGGATGGGGATGGCGGCGGGCTTGCGCAACAACCTTCTGATGAAGTCGGCGGCGCGGGTCCGGCTGAACAGCGACGGGGTTGTGATCGTCGAGACCGACATGACCGACATCGGCACCGGGACCTACACCATCCTCGCCCAGACGGCGGCGGAGACCATGGGCGTGGGCCTGGACAAGGTCGTCGTCCGGCTCGGCGATTCCGATTTTCCGGCTGCGGCGGGGTCGGGCGGACAGTGGGGGGCGAACAACTCGACCTCCGGCGTCTATGCCGCCTGTATGAAGCTGCGCGAACAGGTGGTTGAGAAGCTGGGTTATGGTTCCGACGCGACCTTCGCCGACGGACGGGTGACCTCGGGCGCGCAGAGCGCGGCCCTGGCCTCGGCCGCACGCGACGGGACCCTCACGGCCGAGGATCACATCGAATACGGCGATCTGGACAAGACCTACCAGCAGTCGACCTTCGCCGGGCATTTTGTCGAGGTCGGGGTGGACGGCATCACCGGCGAGGTCCGGGTCCGCCGCATGGTGGCGGCCTGCGCGGCCGGACGGATCCTCAATCCCAAGACCGCGCGCAGCCAGGTCATCGGCGCCATGACCATGGGGGTCGGCGCGGCCCTTATGGAAGAGCTGGCGGTCGACAAGCGGCTGGGCTTCTTCGTCAACCACGACCTGGCCGGCTACGAGGTGCCGGTCCATGCCGACATCCCGCATCAGGAGGTGATCTTCATCGACGAGCTGGACGACAAATCCTCGCCGATGAAGGCCAAGGGCGTGGGGGAACTCGGCCTGTGCGGCGTCGGGGCGGCCATCGCCAATGCGATCTACAACGCCACCGGGGTGCGGGTGCGCGACTATCCGATCACCCTGGACAAACACCTCGATCGCCTGCCTGATATCGCCTGA
- a CDS encoding FAD binding domain-containing protein: MRPFTYERVTDPAAAARAAMAKPGAKFIAGGTNLLDLMKLEIETPPHLIDVGPLGLDRIEETRDGGLRIGALVKNTDLASDRRVRRDYAVLSRALLSGASGQLRNKATTAGNLLQRTRCPYFYDTNQACNKRRPGSGCSAIGGVSRQLAVIGSSEACIATHPSDMAVAMRVLDAKVETVNAAGETHVIPIADFHRLPGDQPHIDTTLPPGDLITAVTLPKPPGGVHAYRKVRDRASYAFALVSVATIIQGDGSGRVAFGGLAHKPWRVEAAEAGFAQGAGAVAGAALAGARPTQDNAFKVTLAERALAAAIMDARG, encoded by the coding sequence ATGAGGCCCTTCACCTATGAGCGGGTCACGGACCCTGCGGCGGCCGCGCGGGCGGCCATGGCGAAACCAGGCGCGAAATTCATCGCCGGCGGCACCAATCTGCTCGACCTGATGAAGCTGGAGATCGAGACCCCGCCGCACCTGATCGATGTCGGGCCGCTGGGCCTGGACCGGATCGAGGAGACCCGCGACGGCGGCCTGCGGATCGGGGCGCTGGTGAAGAACACCGACCTCGCGTCCGATCGTCGGGTGCGGCGCGACTATGCGGTGCTGAGCCGGGCCCTGCTGTCCGGCGCCTCGGGCCAGTTGCGCAACAAGGCGACGACGGCCGGCAATCTCCTGCAGCGAACCCGCTGCCCCTATTTTTACGACACCAACCAGGCCTGCAACAAACGCAGGCCCGGATCGGGGTGTTCGGCCATCGGTGGGGTCAGCCGACAGCTGGCGGTGATCGGATCCAGTGAGGCCTGTATCGCCACCCACCCCAGCGACATGGCCGTGGCCATGCGGGTGCTCGACGCGAAGGTCGAGACGGTGAATGCGGCGGGTGAGACCCATGTCATTCCGATCGCGGATTTCCACCGGTTGCCGGGAGACCAGCCGCATATCGACACCACCCTGCCGCCCGGCGATCTGATTACGGCGGTGACGCTGCCCAAGCCGCCGGGCGGAGTCCACGCCTATCGCAAGGTTCGGGATCGCGCCTCCTACGCCTTCGCTCTCGTCTCGGTGGCGACCATCATCCAGGGCGACGGTTCGGGTCGGGTGGCCTTCGGGGGGCTGGCCCACAAGCCGTGGCGGGTCGAGGCGGCCGAGGCGGGCTTCGCGCAAGGCGCCGGGGCCGTGGCCGGGGCGGCGCTCGCCGGGGCCAGGCCGACGCAAGACAACGCCTTTAAGGTCACCCTGGCCGAGCGCGCGCTGGCCGCGGCCATCATGGACGCGAGAGGCTGA
- the paoA gene encoding aldehyde dehydrogenase iron-sulfur subunit PaoA codes for MAGSATAAMAAVSPAEAQAPLPEPPPTTMGVSFEVNGAKQTLELDTRTTLLDALREHLHLTGTKKGCDHGQCGACTVIVDGHRINACLTLAVMHEGSKVTTIEGLGQPDNLHPMQAAFIKHDGYQCGYCTPGQICSAVAVLEEITAGVPSHVSASLTDRPEATSLEMRERMSGNICRCGAYSNIAEAMAEVAGASA; via the coding sequence ATGGCGGGAAGCGCGACAGCGGCCATGGCCGCGGTGTCTCCCGCGGAGGCGCAGGCCCCGCTGCCGGAACCGCCGCCGACCACCATGGGCGTCTCGTTCGAGGTCAACGGCGCGAAACAGACGCTGGAGCTCGACACCCGCACCACCTTGTTGGACGCCCTGCGCGAGCACCTGCACCTGACCGGGACGAAAAAGGGCTGTGACCATGGTCAGTGCGGAGCCTGCACCGTCATCGTCGACGGCCACCGCATCAACGCCTGCCTGACCCTGGCGGTGATGCACGAGGGCTCGAAGGTCACGACGATCGAAGGGCTGGGGCAGCCGGACAATCTGCATCCGATGCAGGCGGCCTTCATCAAGCACGACGGCTATCAGTGCGGCTATTGCACGCCGGGCCAGATCTGCTCGGCCGTCGCCGTTCTGGAAGAGATCACGGCCGGCGTGCCGAGCCACGTCTCGGCCAGCCTGACCGATCGGCCCGAAGCCACCAGTCTGGAAATGCGCGAACGGATGAGCGGCAACATCTGTCGCTGCGGCGCCTATTCCAACATCGCCGAGGCGATGGCCGAGGTGGCGGGAGCGTCGGCATGA
- a CDS encoding DUF3363 domain-containing protein: MLIRDAIDGRLETNSAQGRDEVQVGLPLRLKTERMTVRNGMLKRLASSRAFALGDRSGVLRAAQNRSGRAFRLDVRQRVIVKALVSRHVGKGVDRGAALAKHVVYLGRSGAGAEGTRPEFFDRERDGIRPQAATAGWSGDRHHFRFIISPEHGDRLELRSYVRAVMDRVRADLGEPDLNWIATCHYDTDQPHAHVLVRGRRADGRDLVIPRDYMGYGFRARAQEVAQERLGDLSRVEAERRIWKETQADRFTGFDKRLLAAADARGMVDDGVGANDAWAALTRGRLRHLEGLGLAVRSGGRYRLDAEMELKLRTLQARRDVIRTLNQRRLEGARVVRALGHERVRGVVVKTGFHDEAGAAPWAVIRDGGGVEHYARLRAGSPALDIGKTAELIPSGAGLAQAAIVRGVNLAR; encoded by the coding sequence ATGCTCATCCGGGATGCGATCGACGGTCGACTTGAAACGAACTCCGCACAGGGGCGGGACGAGGTTCAGGTCGGCCTTCCCCTTCGGCTGAAGACCGAGCGGATGACCGTCAGGAACGGCATGCTGAAGCGTCTGGCGAGCTCGCGCGCCTTTGCCCTCGGCGACCGGTCAGGCGTGCTCCGGGCGGCGCAGAACCGCTCGGGACGCGCCTTCAGGCTGGACGTCCGGCAGAGGGTGATCGTCAAGGCCCTGGTCTCGCGCCATGTCGGCAAGGGCGTCGATCGCGGGGCCGCCCTGGCCAAGCATGTCGTCTATCTGGGTCGCTCCGGCGCCGGCGCCGAGGGCACGAGACCGGAGTTCTTTGACCGCGAGAGGGATGGGATCCGGCCGCAGGCGGCGACGGCAGGGTGGAGTGGGGACCGGCATCATTTCCGGTTCATCATCTCGCCCGAGCATGGCGATCGGCTCGAACTCAGATCCTATGTGCGGGCGGTGATGGACCGGGTGAGGGCGGATCTCGGCGAGCCGGACCTGAACTGGATCGCGACCTGTCACTACGACACCGATCAGCCGCACGCCCATGTGCTGGTCCGGGGGCGACGGGCGGATGGGCGGGACCTCGTCATTCCGCGCGACTACATGGGTTACGGCTTCCGCGCGCGGGCCCAGGAGGTGGCGCAGGAGCGGCTGGGCGATCTGTCTCGGGTCGAGGCGGAGCGCAGGATCTGGAAGGAGACCCAGGCCGACCGGTTCACCGGCTTCGACAAGCGGTTGCTGGCGGCGGCCGACGCACGCGGCATGGTCGATGACGGCGTCGGCGCGAACGACGCGTGGGCGGCCCTCACGCGGGGACGGTTGCGGCACCTGGAGGGGCTAGGCCTCGCGGTGCGATCAGGAGGTCGCTACCGGCTCGACGCGGAAATGGAGCTCAAGCTGCGGACCCTGCAGGCGCGGCGGGACGTCATCCGGACGCTGAACCAGCGGCGGCTGGAGGGAGCGAGGGTGGTGCGAGCGCTCGGCCATGAACGGGTGAGGGGCGTGGTGGTGAAGACCGGCTTCCATGACGAGGCCGGGGCGGCGCCCTGGGCGGTGATCCGGGATGGCGGCGGCGTCGAGCATTATGCCCGGCTGCGGGCCGGGTCTCCAGCCCTGGACATCGGCAAGACGGCCGAGCTCATCCCCTCGGGCGCCGGTCTCGCCCAGGCGGCGATCGTGAGGGGCGTGAACCTGGCGCGCTGA
- a CDS encoding DUF2493 domain-containing protein — protein sequence MTRFNTSSSAFTPKSDSAFDDLSASLGDPRPHPTQEALVQLGRALMTELVDVISDSALEDFQTILGEALIGAFHSAAGRIEREADRARDTMRSLDRDFDGSEAADTELQEATAKARAGDAATQACELIRDAASETWTVATGEVWTAWRGSRRGTHLTAAQLEAKQAIRAIRQRRSGEADPGGPVVAFRGAPTADSAEDAGRIFDALNWAKSEWPDMALATTGAKGSEKLAIKWAQQKGVTLILARADFDTHGKAAPFRANDDLIALEPEVCLTLVHSVAGVREEQRPFGPALNLGQKAMENGVRHVSIKARAA from the coding sequence ATGACCCGTTTCAACACTTCATCCTCCGCCTTCACCCCGAAGTCCGACTCCGCCTTCGACGACCTGTCGGCTTCGCTCGGCGATCCGCGTCCGCATCCGACGCAAGAGGCTCTGGTCCAGCTCGGGCGCGCACTGATGACCGAGCTGGTGGATGTGATCTCCGACTCCGCACTGGAGGACTTTCAGACCATCCTCGGGGAGGCGTTGATCGGCGCCTTCCACTCGGCGGCCGGGCGGATCGAACGTGAGGCGGACCGGGCGCGCGACACGATGCGATCGCTGGACCGGGACTTCGACGGATCGGAGGCCGCCGACACCGAACTTCAGGAGGCGACGGCGAAAGCCCGAGCCGGAGATGCGGCCACCCAGGCCTGCGAGCTGATCCGGGATGCGGCCTCCGAAACCTGGACGGTCGCGACCGGCGAGGTCTGGACGGCCTGGAGGGGGAGCCGCCGGGGCACGCATCTGACCGCGGCGCAGCTGGAAGCCAAACAGGCGATCCGGGCGATCCGGCAAAGGCGTTCGGGGGAGGCGGATCCGGGCGGTCCGGTGGTCGCCTTCCGGGGAGCCCCGACGGCCGACAGCGCCGAGGACGCGGGCCGGATCTTCGACGCCCTGAACTGGGCGAAGTCGGAATGGCCGGACATGGCTCTGGCGACGACCGGGGCGAAAGGCTCCGAGAAGCTCGCGATCAAATGGGCCCAGCAGAAGGGGGTCACCCTGATCCTCGCGCGGGCGGATTTCGATACCCACGGCAAGGCCGCTCCCTTCCGGGCGAACGACGACCTGATCGCGCTCGAGCCGGAGGTCTGCCTGACGCTGGTCCACTCGGTGGCCGGGGTCCGGGAGGAGCAGCGTCCGTTCGGTCCGGCCCTCAACCTCGGGCAGAAGGCGATGGAAAACGGCGTCCGCCACGTGTCCATCAAGGCCCGGGCCGCCTGA
- a CDS encoding GcrA family cell cycle regulator codes for MIASVWTQDRIDRLRTLWLQGRTAEQVARALGADITRSAVLGKVHRLGLSAGRPAPPVKRPVQPRPLPPARPLPLKAVAKTRSRIPTPEDVPVRETGLATLLSVGRRDCRWPMGDPRAEGFSLCGLKAVRGAYCARHGAIAYRPAPENRRGLEFVLRLD; via the coding sequence ATGATCGCCTCCGTCTGGACCCAGGACCGCATCGATCGCCTCCGGACCCTCTGGCTGCAGGGGCGGACCGCCGAACAGGTCGCACGCGCGCTCGGAGCCGACATCACGCGCAGCGCCGTTCTCGGCAAGGTCCATCGGCTGGGCCTGTCGGCCGGCCGGCCGGCGCCGCCGGTCAAGCGACCGGTCCAGCCGCGGCCGCTTCCGCCCGCGCGCCCCCTCCCGCTGAAAGCGGTTGCGAAGACGAGGTCGAGGATCCCGACGCCGGAGGATGTCCCGGTGCGTGAGACCGGGCTCGCGACCCTGCTGTCCGTCGGTCGCCGGGACTGCCGCTGGCCCATGGGCGATCCGCGGGCCGAGGGCTTCAGCCTGTGCGGTTTGAAGGCCGTGCGGGGCGCCTACTGCGCCCGGCACGGTGCGATCGCCTATCGGCCGGCGCCCGAGAACCGGCGCGGTCTGGAGTTTGTCTTGCGCCTGGATTGA
- a CDS encoding single-stranded DNA-binding protein has product MQTLVIEGYLAADPSILSAHGSGKKRASFRVLETTRFRRADGTPGERTTGFNCICFNAATAENYIEAYARKGSRVVLQGHVENNTWTGKDGVEHYDLQVIVADIRLKKRRDRGEAAASAQGGQAADLTDDPDLSDDIPF; this is encoded by the coding sequence ATGCAAACCCTCGTCATCGAAGGCTATCTGGCCGCCGACCCGTCCATCCTCTCCGCCCACGGCTCCGGCAAGAAGCGCGCGAGCTTTCGCGTTCTGGAAACCACCCGCTTCCGCCGCGCCGACGGCACGCCGGGCGAACGCACAACCGGCTTCAACTGTATCTGCTTCAACGCGGCCACGGCCGAGAACTATATCGAGGCCTATGCCAGAAAGGGCAGTCGGGTGGTCCTCCAGGGCCATGTCGAGAACAACACCTGGACCGGCAAGGATGGGGTCGAACACTACGACCTGCAGGTGATCGTCGCCGACATCCGCCTGAAGAAACGGCGTGACCGCGGAGAGGCGGCGGCCTCGGCGCAAGGCGGCCAGGCCGCGGACCTGACCGACGACCCTGACCTGAGCGACGACATCCCCTTCTGA